One stretch of Oncorhynchus tshawytscha isolate Ot180627B linkage group LG19, Otsh_v2.0, whole genome shotgun sequence DNA includes these proteins:
- the LOC112218539 gene encoding partitioning defective 6 homolog alpha, producing MVLSTGVQRANMSRYQRTPLKNTDNVVEVKSKFEAEYRRFALKMSGTCGFQEFYRLLQTVHHIPGVEVLLGYADIQGDLLPINNDDNFYKALSSANPLLRIIIQKRDVDEPVVFATNSLQRRKKGLAGLRPAQQKAKPGLMIGLPQDFRQISSIIDVDILPETHRRVRLHKHGTHKPLGFYIRDGVSMRVTPQGVEKVPGVFISRLVRGGLAESTGLLGVNDEILEVNGIDVAGKSLDQVTDMMVANSHNLIVTVKPANQRNNVVPRASRVSAGGNSSSGSVGSAFSHDSAPSTASQSVSHHSNSNSVAEGDSDEDGDGDLIIETDSLPPYLPHRCVSNGNGSHRESPLSSSLGQRPLPQSMSLPSSGSLSDSKASLSSMTTPTHNGSPTKTSSSQESMREDGNIITL from the exons ATGGTCCTATCCACTGGGGTTCAACGCGCTAACATGTCAAGGTACCAGAGGACCCCCTTGAAAAACACTGACAATGTGGTCGAGGTCAAGAGCAAA TTTGAGGCGGAGTACAGACGTTTCGCTTTGAAGATGAGTGGCACCTGTGGCTTTCAGGAGTTCTACCGGCTGCTGCAGACCGTTCACCACATCCCCGGTGTGGAGGTGCTGCTGGGATATGCTGACATCCAGGGTGACCTGCTGCCAATCAACAATGATGACAACTTCTACAAAGCCCTCTCCTCAGCCAACCCACTACTCAGGATCATCATCCAGAAGAGAG atgTGGATGAGCCTGTGGTCTTTGCCACCAACTCCCTGCAGAGGAGGAAAAAAGGCCTGGCAGGGTTGCGCCCGGCGCAGCAGAAGGCCAAACCAGGCCTGATGATTGGCCTTCCCCAGGATTTCCGCCAGATCTCCTCCATCATCGATGTCGACATCCTGCCCGAGACACACCGGCGTGTCCGCCTGCACAAGCACGGTACCCACAAGCCCCTGGGTTTCTATATTCGGGACGGCGTGAGCATGCGGGTCACGCCTCAGGGCGTGGAGAAGGTGCCTGGTGTCTTCATCTCGCGGCTGGTGCGTGGAGGCCTGGCTGAGAGCACAGGCCTGCTGGGGGTCAACGATGAGATCCTGGAGGTCAACGGCATTGATGTGGCCGGCAAGTCTTTGGACCAGGTGACAGACATGATGGTGGCCAACAGCCACAACCTGATCGTGACGGTGAAGCCAGCCAACCAGCGCAACAACGTGGTGCCCCGGGCAAGCAGGGTCTCGGCAGGGGGGAACAGCTCCTCTGGATCCGTAGGCTCCGCATTCTCCCATGACTCAGCCCCCAGCACTGCCTCTCAGAGTGTCAGTCACCATAGCAACAGTAACAGCGTGGCGGAGGGCGACAGCGACGAGGACGGAGACGGAGACCTTATCATTGAGACTGACAGCCTGCCACCTTACCTGCCCCATCGCTGTGTGTCCAATGGTAACGGCAGCCACAGAGAGTCTCCATTGTCCTCGTCACTGGGGCAACGGCCCCTCCCCCAGAGCATGTCCCTGCCCAGCAGCGGCTCTCTGTCAGACAGCAAGGCCTCCCTGAGCTCCATGACCACCCCTACACACAACGGCAGCCCCACCAAGACCAGCAGCAGCCAGGAGAGCATGAGAGAGGATGGGAACATCATCACACTGTAA